tttgcgcgtttagcccagtaatccaaattcatgccgctcgagcagacgaaaagtcaaaaagttctgttacagtccgtagaaacatgtcaaacgatgtatagaatcaatctttaggatgtttttatcataaatcttcaataatgtttcaaccggaagaAGTCTGGTTATAGGCTTTAACGTATGTGCCTCAGTCTGTTGGTCTGTTTGTGGGAGGCATGCATCAGTGGTCGAGACTGCCGTGAGTCACagctgtgtgtcggtgtgtgtctgAGCATATTTTTCAAAATGGCTGTCAATAACTGTGGTGTGCTTGTGCACCGGGCTGGAAAGAGACCGTAAACCCTCTTTCATTTGTCCTCAGTCTTGGTGAGATCAAGCTAATGTAGGCTATTGAATGTGCCATGTCAATAATACCCTATTAGTAATAGTGAATGGTAATGTCTCCTCTCATTCCCCCTTCCCCCAGCAGTGTTTGAGGATGAACCACCTGTCCCTGAGTGAGCTTTGCTGCCTGTTCTGCTGCCCTCCATGCCCCAGCAAGATCACCTCCAAGCTGGCCTTCCTGCCCCCGGAGCCCACCTACACCCTCATGTGTGATGAGAGCGGTAGCCGCTGGACCCTGCACCTGTCTGAGCGCGCAGACTGGCAATACTCAGCGCGTGAGAAGGACGCCATCGAGTGCTTCATGACGCGCACTTCACGCGGCAACCGCATCGCGTGCATGTTTGTCCGCTGCTCACCCAACGCCCGCTTCACACTCCTCTTCTCACATGGCAACGCGGTGGACCTGGGCCAGATGAGCAGCTTCTACATCGGCCTGGGCTCACGCATCAACTGCAACGTCTTCTCCTACGACTACTCAGGCTACGGGGCCAGCTCGGGGAAACCCTCTGAGAAGAACCTGTACGCTGATGTGGACGCCGCCTGGCATGCACTCAGGACACGGTGAGTAAGGGGACGAGGGACGAGGGCAGATGTGATGGTGGAGGAGTGAGATGGCAAAGAAGTGGCTGTTTGTGACGTTGATGTGTCCTACCCAAGAGTTGCTGACTATCGTTCCACCTAAAGCTCGCACCATGGCTTAAACATTCTTGGTTGGAAAGTGAAGTggagaaaacattttattttttgttacattaaatgATGTGTTTGAAAATGTGTAGGCTAGATGCTTTCTCCTCAACCTTCTACCCGGCCGCCCCCAAGGCAATGGTTTTCTGTTCATCAgttcctctccccatccctctggcCATCCCATCCATCCATTTATCAATGAATTGATCCCCACGTAACCTCTAGTCTccaacactctcctctctctccctcctatctcgcttctctcctccctttgtcCTCTATGACTTCCCCCTCTCCTGTTTTATTTTCTCTTGCTAGCTTTTTACTCTGAAGTCTGCTCTAGGTCCCAGGTGGGgtcccgtacacacacacacacacacaccacaacacacacacacacacacacacacacacacacacacacacacacacacagagcgcttTCCTCTATGGATTCTACCCATCCCTTCCCCTCTGTCCTGTCCTTCATTCTCAGCTGAGTCTTTTATGTGTGTGTCCAAGCGTATGTGAGATGTTTAGGCTACATATTGTTTATGCACAGTTTTGGGGGGAATAAAAGTGATTCCAGACTTATTTCCTGCATCTTGACAACAAATCAAAGGGACAAACAAACGAGTCAGAGAAAGGAAGGAACATCCAAATACACAAACAGGAAGAGGGTAACTAACACAGAGGTTACTTGGGCCCAAATTGCCAACTGTGATGACATTGACTAGAATAAGTGTTTCTCCATATAGTAGGCCCCCTCGCCCCATGGGACAGGTCTGAGAGTAAAGTTAAACAGGAAACCATTACCGTACAGGGACTAGCCTACATACAGAACAGACTACTGTAGCTGGGGCTGAGAAACATGTATGCCTGCTACCATCTGTGTGGTTTCTCTGCAAATCTCACATCCGTTTGACTGTAGCCATTCTCTTCTGTTGCTGATCTCCTCCTACACatattacctgtgtgtgtgtgtgccatttttCTCGTTTTAACCTACTTGTTCcttctgcatacacacacaagaaACAACCACAGTCCTGTggaaatgtgtgtgcgtgtgctgtcaCCCGTGTGCACTGTCACCTGTGACCGTTTCAGAAAATCTGCCTTAAAATGAAATTTCGGCAAAGCACAACAGAATCAGCTTGATCGAATTATCCTCCGATAGAGGAGGATGCATGTCGTGGGATGGGGTGGGGTTagagagggatgggggtggggttagagaggggtgggggtgggttagagaggggtgggggtggggttagAGCGGTGGGGTTAGAGAGGGTGGGGGTGTGGTtagagagaggtggggtggggttagagagaggtgggggtgggTTAGAAGAGATGGGGTGGGAATTAGAGAGGGGTGGGATGGGTTAGAGAGGGGTGGGGATGAGGTTAGAGAGGGGTGGGGATGAGGTTAGAGAGGGGTGGGGATGAGGttgagaggggtgggggtgtgttagAGAGGGTGGGGATGAGGttagagaggggtgggggtgtggttagagagaggtgggggtggggttaGATAGAGATGGGGttagagaggggtgggggtggggtttgagagagatggaagagtagGAGCAAAAACATTAACATCTTCAGATGATTTCATTGGATTGTAAATTACACAATCATTTTATTGCTATGGTAGCCAATAGTTTTTGTTTCTTGGACACACTGACCtgatttctctcctcctctcttcctcccttcgtCCTCTAtcacctccccctcttccctgctTTGGAAATCTGATTCATATGCTGCACACTGATTTCTGTTTGAAGCAGCTACTGTCTCTGTTACCAATGAATGGATATCGGGCCACAATTCCATTGACTGATTTTCAACACATAGGGTGAAAGAGGTCATCTCAAACTTCTCTGGACACCATTCTCATGATGTGTCATTTTCACAATGTaagaaatcaacatttgaagCATATTTCTTGGACAATTGTTTTTTTAGATGACAGTGTATGAGAACTCATTGTGAAAAAATTTGACTTTCATTTTCTCTGCTGTAAAACAGTATATTGGCAGATATAACTGTCGGTAAGTTTTGTCCCCCAAAAATCGGAATCTGTATCGGACCCAAAAAAACGCATATTGGTCGTGctctacctttgtgtgtgtgtgtgtgttagaggtcgaccgattatgatttttcaacaccgataccgattattggaggaccaaaaaaagccgataccgattaataaaagaatataatataataaataaaataataatgattttttatttgtaataataacaattacaacaatacttattattgaacacttattttaactttatataatacatcaataaaatcaattcagtctcaaataaaatgaaacatgttcaatttggtttaaatagtgcaaaaaca
This portion of the Salvelinus sp. IW2-2015 linkage group LG15, ASM291031v2, whole genome shotgun sequence genome encodes:
- the LOC111974155 gene encoding alpha/beta hydrolase domain-containing protein 17B produces the protein MNHLSLSELCCLFCCPPCPSKITSKLAFLPPEPTYTLMCDESGSRWTLHLSERADWQYSAREKDAIECFMTRTSRGNRIACMFVRCSPNARFTLLFSHGNAVDLGQMSSFYIGLGSRINCNVFSYDYSGYGASSGKPSEKNLYADVDAAWHALRTRYGIRPETVIVYGQSIGTVPSVDLAARYESAAVVLHSPLTSGMRVAFPDTKKTYCFDAFPNIDKISKVTSPVLVIHGTEDEVIDFSHGLALYERCQRPVEPLWVEGAGHNDVELYGQYLERLKQFVAHELVNLST